One part of the Haloprofundus halobius genome encodes these proteins:
- a CDS encoding carbohydrate ABC transporter permease, with the protein MSDSSATENRFESFTVGDVSLRNVGVHVVMYGAALLFVVPYLYMITTSLQTQQQAVAEGMHWIPDPITFTAFTDLLTQSLIAQWAINTLIIASVTTLLVLLVDSMIAFALTRLDWPGQRYVLALIIASFMVPGFVNIIPLYILISDLGLLNNYAAVILPFVAGPLGVFLLAQFFRDLPYELQEAAQLDGFSNLRIYTHLILPLSKSILTALALFIFVWSWNQFLWPLIVLQSEAAYTLPIGIVVLRDNFTYQPAVTMASALIASGPLFILFLLLQDQLMSAVEMQGVT; encoded by the coding sequence ATGAGTGACTCATCAGCCACGGAAAATCGGTTCGAATCGTTCACGGTCGGCGACGTCTCCCTGCGGAACGTCGGCGTCCACGTCGTCATGTACGGCGCGGCGCTGCTGTTCGTGGTGCCGTACCTGTACATGATCACGACGTCCTTGCAGACCCAGCAGCAGGCTGTCGCCGAGGGGATGCACTGGATCCCGGACCCGATTACGTTCACCGCGTTCACGGACCTGTTGACCCAGTCACTGATCGCGCAGTGGGCGATCAACACGCTCATCATCGCGTCGGTGACGACGCTGCTCGTGTTGCTCGTCGACTCGATGATCGCCTTCGCCCTGACCAGGCTCGACTGGCCCGGACAGCGTTACGTCCTGGCCCTGATCATCGCGAGCTTCATGGTCCCGGGCTTCGTCAACATCATCCCGCTGTACATCCTCATCTCGGATCTCGGGCTGTTGAACAACTACGCCGCCGTGATCCTGCCGTTCGTGGCGGGTCCGCTCGGCGTGTTCCTCCTGGCCCAGTTCTTCCGGGACCTGCCCTACGAACTCCAGGAGGCCGCACAGCTCGACGGCTTCTCGAACCTGCGGATCTACACTCACCTGATCCTGCCGCTCTCGAAGTCGATCCTGACGGCGCTCGCGCTGTTCATCTTCGTCTGGAGCTGGAACCAGTTCCTCTGGCCGCTGATCGTGCTCCAGAGCGAGGCAGCCTACACGCTGCCCATCGGGATCGTCGTGCTCCGGGACAACTTCACCTACCAGCCGGCGGTGACGATGGCGTCGGCGCTGATCGCGTCCGGACCGCTGTTCATCCTGTTCCTGTTGTTACAGGATCAGCTCATGTCCGCCGTCGAGATGCAAGGGGTAACCTAG
- a CDS encoding SDR family NAD(P)-dependent oxidoreductase: MVAYEHTPVSVDGKRAVVIGGTSGIGQAIALGFASEGADVVATSRTESAVSSTADDIEELGANTARITCDVTARQSLDAVRETVVEEFGGIDVVVASQGAISRETVLGIEDDEWNFVTDVALDGVRKVTQTFAPAMDDGGSIVNISSMAARLSMANLPAYSAAKGGVEAFTRASAKELAPEIRVNAIAPGFVITPQNTDTYAEGTEKRAVIDARAPLGRVADREEIVGAAVYLASDAASYVTGEVLTVDGGFGDSAF, encoded by the coding sequence ATGGTCGCGTACGAGCACACGCCGGTATCAGTCGACGGCAAACGGGCTGTCGTCATCGGCGGCACGAGCGGGATCGGCCAGGCGATTGCACTCGGGTTCGCGTCAGAAGGCGCGGACGTCGTTGCCACCAGTCGAACCGAGTCGGCGGTCTCCTCGACCGCCGACGACATTGAAGAGCTCGGTGCCAACACCGCCCGTATCACCTGCGATGTCACCGCCCGGCAGTCGCTGGACGCGGTTCGGGAAACCGTGGTCGAGGAGTTCGGCGGTATCGACGTCGTCGTCGCCTCGCAAGGCGCCATTTCGCGGGAGACGGTCCTCGGTATCGAGGACGACGAGTGGAACTTCGTCACCGACGTGGCTCTGGACGGCGTCCGCAAGGTGACTCAGACGTTCGCGCCGGCGATGGACGATGGAGGGTCAATCGTCAACATCTCCTCGATGGCGGCTCGGCTCTCGATGGCGAACCTGCCGGCCTACTCCGCGGCTAAGGGCGGCGTGGAGGCGTTCACCCGCGCGTCAGCGAAGGAGCTGGCACCGGAGATCCGGGTCAATGCCATCGCGCCCGGGTTCGTCATCACTCCACAGAACACCGACACCTACGCCGAGGGGACCGAAAAGCGAGCGGTGATCGACGCCCGAGCCCCGCTCGGACGCGTCGCCGACCGCGAGGAGATCGTCGGCGCGGCGGTCTATCTGGCCAGCGACGCCGCATCCTACGTGACCGGCGAGGTACTCACCGTCGACGGAGGTTTCGGCGACAGCGCGTTCTGA
- a CDS encoding substrate-binding domain-containing protein: MPTSSNDSGPNRESNRRTTKESRSRRRFLQAAGATGIAGLTGLAGCFGLGGGSGSGGSGGNGGGDMELSYWTLFGGGDGEVMKAIIDRFNDEQPLGDEITINRQRTPWDDHYDRLFTSMTGGEAPDMAISHATYLRRFQDTLTTIDDYVTTDDYVQSILDSCMLEGSQYAIPIDSHPLGLYYNMDILNEAGVEPPFENFSEFEEACNAILENTDAKPFSPDPYWGNGGGFRQYFMALNQMGGSMFNDDYTEATFGDDVGLEALEYIVSISGEREWDEPDTSDDRVEQGFRNGNIAMTVNGTWFVTVLDDQDYEWGFQKPHWVPNAEQLVTTADSHTIIFPNQESASEERIQASVEAAEWIAQENPEWGAEAGHLPAYNPILNGDELQEADIWDKTLKKFMEMAEDDQLAYWPQLPNADMFAQSNWTWFTDAYSRSTAPEEALQQGVETWNDQLS, translated from the coding sequence ATGCCAACTAGTAGCAATGACAGTGGACCTAATCGTGAGTCGAACCGGCGAACGACTAAAGAGAGCCGTAGCCGTCGTCGATTCCTACAGGCGGCGGGTGCGACTGGTATCGCCGGTCTCACCGGTCTCGCCGGCTGTTTCGGCCTCGGCGGCGGTAGTGGCAGCGGCGGCAGTGGTGGCAACGGCGGCGGCGACATGGAGCTGTCGTACTGGACCCTGTTCGGGGGAGGCGACGGGGAGGTCATGAAGGCGATAATCGACCGCTTCAACGACGAACAGCCTCTCGGCGACGAGATCACGATCAATCGGCAGCGAACCCCGTGGGACGACCACTACGACCGGCTGTTTACATCCATGACGGGCGGCGAGGCGCCGGACATGGCCATCTCGCACGCGACGTACCTGCGCCGCTTTCAGGATACGCTGACCACCATCGACGACTACGTCACGACGGACGACTACGTCCAGTCGATCCTCGATTCGTGCATGCTCGAGGGTAGTCAGTACGCAATCCCGATTGACTCACACCCGCTCGGGCTGTACTACAACATGGACATCCTGAACGAGGCCGGCGTCGAGCCCCCGTTCGAGAACTTCAGCGAGTTCGAGGAGGCCTGCAACGCGATCCTCGAGAACACCGACGCCAAGCCGTTCAGCCCCGACCCGTACTGGGGCAATGGCGGCGGTTTCCGCCAGTACTTCATGGCGCTCAACCAGATGGGCGGGAGCATGTTCAACGACGACTACACCGAAGCTACCTTCGGGGACGACGTGGGACTCGAGGCGCTCGAGTACATCGTCAGCATCTCCGGCGAGCGCGAATGGGACGAGCCCGACACCTCCGACGACCGGGTCGAGCAGGGCTTCCGGAACGGGAACATCGCGATGACGGTCAACGGCACCTGGTTCGTCACCGTCTTGGACGACCAGGACTACGAGTGGGGCTTCCAGAAGCCCCACTGGGTCCCGAACGCGGAGCAACTGGTGACGACGGCCGACAGCCACACGATCATCTTTCCGAATCAGGAGAGTGCTAGCGAAGAGCGTATCCAGGCCTCCGTCGAGGCCGCGGAGTGGATCGCCCAGGAGAACCCCGAGTGGGGCGCGGAGGCGGGTCACCTGCCGGCGTATAACCCGATTCTCAACGGTGACGAACTACAGGAGGCCGACATCTGGGACAAGACGCTCAAGAAATTCATGGAGATGGCGGAGGACGACCAGCTCGCCTACTGGCCCCAGCTTCCGAATGCGGACATGTTCGCCCAGAGTAACTGGACGTGGTTCACCGACGCCTACTCCCGGAGTACTGCGCCCGAGGAAGCACTCCAGCAGGGCGTCGAGACGTGGAACGACCAGCTGTCGTGA
- the xacR gene encoding HTH-type transcriptional regulator XacR, with translation MDAKHPVRTTEKTLALVEELMEEGPCGVTELAQNLDMGKSAVHNHLTTLRKHGYVLKTGDEYRVGLKFLEIGGRTRKSMKFYQVAEPEVKSLAAETGELANLLVEEQGLGVYLMRSKGEQAVNLDTYAGLRTYLHTTALGKAILAYLPESRVDEIIDQRGLEPITSNSIQTRDELFESLEAVRERGYAIDDGERLEGLRCIAAPVKMSSGTVLGSISVSAPASRVSDDDLHGELGDRVLSAANVVELNINY, from the coding sequence ATGGACGCCAAACACCCGGTGCGAACCACCGAGAAGACGCTCGCCCTGGTGGAAGAGCTGATGGAGGAAGGTCCATGCGGTGTGACCGAGTTGGCACAGAACCTGGACATGGGTAAAAGTGCCGTTCACAACCACCTAACAACGCTTCGGAAACACGGCTACGTTCTGAAGACGGGCGACGAGTACCGAGTGGGGCTGAAGTTCCTTGAGATCGGGGGTCGCACTCGGAAGTCGATGAAGTTCTATCAGGTCGCCGAACCCGAAGTCAAGTCGCTCGCCGCCGAGACCGGCGAACTCGCCAATCTTCTGGTCGAAGAACAGGGGCTGGGCGTCTACCTGATGCGCTCGAAAGGTGAGCAAGCCGTCAACCTCGACACGTACGCGGGACTCCGCACGTACCTCCACACGACGGCGCTCGGGAAAGCGATTCTCGCGTATCTGCCGGAGTCGCGGGTCGACGAGATAATCGACCAGCGCGGTCTCGAACCGATTACATCCAATAGCATCCAGACGCGCGACGAACTGTTCGAGTCGCTCGAAGCCGTCCGCGAACGGGGGTACGCCATCGACGACGGCGAGCGCCTGGAGGGACTCCGCTGCATCGCCGCCCCCGTTAAGATGTCTTCAGGAACCGTGCTGGGTTCGATAAGCGTTTCCGCACCCGCCAGTCGCGTCAGCGACGACGACCTCCACGGCGAACTGGGCGACCGCGTCCTGAGCGCGGCCAACGTGGTAGAACTCAACATCAACTACTGA
- a CDS encoding carbohydrate ABC transporter permease, whose protein sequence is MSVTDRFDGIKGVISSDSRSRKELIEGILFSLPYLVIFGVFLLYPLVMGGYMSLFDWNAIDPTQSVFIGLENYQQLLNDSDFWNALGNTGYFALLTVPSIVVVALGLALGVNRDIKGKGLLRAIFFSPYILTVSVTAVVWVDLYSTQYGLINHYLGMVMANPPQWLQTRLTAMPAIAMTTVWWLVGFSFVILLSARQSVPDYLYEAAKLDGAGTWRQFRDVTVPQIRHAIFFVVIINIIWAFQVYGQPYVMTSGGPGSTTETLVMYLYEAAFAQRNFGYAAAIGYVLTGILVMVSIANYYLLGGDNE, encoded by the coding sequence ATGTCTGTCACTGATCGATTCGACGGGATCAAGGGGGTGATCAGTTCCGACAGTCGCTCACGCAAGGAGCTGATCGAGGGCATCCTCTTCTCGCTCCCCTATCTCGTCATCTTCGGCGTGTTTCTCCTGTACCCGCTGGTGATGGGCGGGTACATGAGCCTGTTCGACTGGAACGCCATCGACCCGACCCAGTCGGTGTTCATCGGCCTCGAGAACTACCAGCAGCTCCTGAACGATTCGGACTTCTGGAACGCCCTGGGGAACACCGGGTACTTCGCGTTGCTCACCGTCCCCTCTATCGTCGTGGTCGCGCTGGGCCTTGCGCTCGGCGTCAACCGCGACATCAAGGGGAAGGGCCTGCTCCGGGCCATCTTCTTCAGCCCGTACATCCTGACCGTCTCCGTGACGGCGGTGGTCTGGGTCGACCTGTACTCGACCCAGTACGGGCTGATCAACCACTACCTCGGGATGGTCATGGCGAACCCGCCCCAGTGGCTCCAGACTCGGCTCACTGCGATGCCCGCCATCGCGATGACGACCGTCTGGTGGCTCGTCGGGTTCAGCTTCGTCATCCTGCTGTCTGCCCGCCAGAGCGTCCCGGACTACCTCTACGAGGCGGCCAAACTCGACGGCGCGGGAACCTGGCGACAGTTCAGGGACGTCACCGTTCCCCAGATCAGACACGCCATCTTCTTCGTCGTCATCATCAACATCATCTGGGCGTTCCAGGTGTACGGACAGCCGTACGTAATGACCTCGGGCGGTCCGGGCAGTACGACGGAGACGCTCGTCATGTACCTCTACGAGGCGGCGTTCGCCCAGCGGAACTTCGGCTACGCCGCCGCCATCGGGTACGTCCTGACGGGCATCCTCGTGATGGTGTCCATCGCAAACTACTACCTCCTCGGAGGCGACAATGAGTGA
- the gfo6 gene encoding D-xylose 1-dehydrogenase Gfo6: MLDWIDSYEERKWQTATEGTVRYALLGLGWWTIDVALPAIESSDLGEVTTLVSSSTEKAERLAEENDVENGISYDEYHDGAASDQFDAVYVGTPNAYHLEYVETAAELDKAVICEKPMEATVERAKRLVEACEAADIPLMIAYRMHTDPAVQRAKELIDKGFLGEPVSVYGNNSQPLLEMIPDPDQWRLDPNLSGYGTSVMDLGVYSINTARYLLDRDPVAVHARMSSHHEAFEDVSDERSAATLVLEDDVKMVTTNSQHAHEDTNLKLTGTEGQIEFQPAFHGEVTLQLSRGNVTVTVDHDTFNAEREMMEEFDYFADRVLTGAPMHADGRHGLTDMRVIEAIHHSAESGDIVEL; encoded by the coding sequence ATGCTCGACTGGATCGACAGCTACGAAGAGCGGAAGTGGCAGACGGCGACTGAGGGCACCGTCCGGTACGCCCTGCTCGGACTCGGATGGTGGACGATCGACGTCGCCCTGCCAGCTATCGAATCGTCCGACCTCGGCGAGGTGACGACGCTTGTGAGCAGTTCGACCGAGAAGGCCGAACGGCTCGCCGAGGAGAACGACGTCGAAAACGGGATTAGCTACGACGAATACCACGACGGCGCGGCTAGCGATCAGTTCGATGCCGTCTACGTCGGGACGCCCAACGCCTACCACCTGGAGTACGTCGAGACCGCAGCCGAATTAGACAAGGCAGTCATCTGTGAGAAACCAATGGAGGCCACCGTCGAACGGGCCAAACGGCTGGTCGAGGCCTGCGAGGCCGCCGATATACCGCTGATGATCGCCTATCGGATGCACACCGACCCCGCCGTTCAGCGGGCGAAGGAACTGATCGATAAAGGCTTTCTCGGTGAGCCGGTGTCGGTGTACGGCAACAACAGCCAGCCTCTTCTAGAGATGATTCCCGATCCCGACCAGTGGCGCCTTGACCCCAACCTGTCGGGCTACGGTACCTCTGTCATGGACCTGGGTGTCTACTCAATCAATACCGCCCGCTATCTGCTGGACCGTGATCCCGTCGCCGTCCATGCCAGGATGAGTTCCCATCACGAGGCATTCGAAGACGTCTCCGACGAGCGTTCCGCGGCGACACTCGTCCTCGAAGACGACGTGAAGATGGTGACGACCAACAGCCAACATGCCCACGAGGACACGAACCTGAAGCTCACCGGGACCGAGGGCCAGATCGAGTTTCAGCCGGCGTTCCACGGTGAGGTGACGCTCCAGCTCTCCCGGGGTAACGTGACCGTAACGGTCGACCACGATACCTTCAACGCTGAGCGGGAGATGATGGAGGAGTTCGACTACTTCGCTGACCGCGTGCTGACCGGCGCGCCGATGCACGCTGACGGTCGCCACGGACTGACGGACATGCGGGTCATCGAAGCTATCCACCACTCGGCCGAGAGTGGCGACATCGTCGAGCTGTAA
- a CDS encoding ABC transporter ATP-binding protein: protein MSKVTIESVSKIYDDGGNDILAVDDIDLDIQDGEFMTIVGPSGSGKSTLLRMIAGLESITDGTISIGDRVVNDVSPQDRGTAMVFQNYALYPHMTARKNMAYGLKLTTDLGKAEINERVEEAADMMGISEQLDKKPGSLSGGQQQRVATGRAIVRDPEVFLMDEPLSNLDAKLRMHMRTEIQRIHEDLETTIIYVTHDQEEAMTMSDRVAIFDMGEIQQVGTPDEIYNHPANLFVADFIGSPSMNTFNVLFDGSTLVGPDFEYELSSEIANRVRQYVDDGDELVMGIRPEDIYLADGSGPNDISAYLDVLEPVGSDNYLYFQVGDDECRVRVPGDVKPEENKEVFITFDEENLHLFHPEDGTNILTETQRTAQPVADD, encoded by the coding sequence ATGAGTAAGGTTACCATCGAGAGCGTGTCAAAGATTTACGACGACGGCGGCAACGACATTCTCGCCGTCGACGATATCGATCTGGATATCCAGGACGGCGAGTTCATGACCATCGTCGGTCCCTCGGGCTCGGGGAAGTCGACGTTGCTGCGAATGATCGCCGGGTTGGAGAGCATCACCGACGGGACGATCAGCATCGGTGACCGCGTGGTCAACGACGTCAGCCCGCAGGACCGCGGAACGGCGATGGTGTTCCAGAACTACGCGCTGTACCCCCACATGACCGCCCGGAAGAACATGGCCTACGGGCTGAAATTGACGACGGACCTGGGGAAAGCCGAGATCAACGAGCGCGTCGAGGAGGCCGCCGACATGATGGGCATCTCCGAACAGCTCGACAAGAAACCCGGCAGCCTCTCCGGCGGCCAGCAACAGCGCGTAGCGACCGGGCGCGCCATCGTGCGCGACCCCGAGGTGTTCCTGATGGACGAGCCGCTCAGCAACCTTGACGCGAAACTTCGGATGCACATGCGGACGGAGATTCAGCGCATCCACGAGGACTTGGAAACGACGATTATCTACGTCACCCACGACCAGGAGGAGGCGATGACGATGTCCGACCGCGTTGCTATCTTCGACATGGGCGAGATCCAACAGGTGGGAACTCCCGACGAGATCTACAACCACCCGGCCAACCTCTTCGTCGCCGACTTCATCGGTAGTCCGTCGATGAACACCTTCAACGTCTTGTTCGACGGGTCGACGCTCGTCGGCCCTGACTTCGAGTACGAACTCTCCTCGGAGATCGCCAATCGCGTCCGCCAGTACGTCGACGACGGTGACGAACTCGTGATGGGTATCCGTCCCGAGGACATCTACTTGGCCGACGGCAGCGGTCCCAACGACATCAGCGCGTACCTCGACGTCCTCGAACCCGTCGGCTCCGACAACTACCTCTACTTCCAGGTCGGGGACGACGAGTGTCGCGTCCGCGTCCCCGGCGACGTCAAGCCCGAGGAGAACAAGGAGGTGTTCATCACGTTCGACGAGGAGAACCTCCACCTCTTCCACCCCGAGGATGGGACGAACATCCTCACCGAAACCCAGCGCACCGCCCAGCCGGTCGCCGACGACTGA
- a CDS encoding alpha-N-arabinofuranosidase, whose amino-acid sequence MTDASVTVHTEASIDRIEPELHGHFSEHLGRCIYDGIWHSQSADGDGFREDVMTLLSDLEMPVLRWPGGCFADDYHWEDGVGPREDRPRRRNLFWSQDRSEVPEEPNTFGTDEFLEFCERVGTQPYLATNVGSGDPQEAADWVEYACYGGDTELANRRRENGRDEPYEVPYWGIGNENWGCGGRMSPEQYAREYRRFATYVGSMDNLMVDDDLELIACGFEDHEWNHRFMEEVGKSSWGVEFPLDHLTLHHYYGRTMSVAEADEDDYDQFLVEALEMDEHIERIAATIDAFATTRDIGVIIDEWGAWHTEAVAESGLEQPGTVVDALSAAAVLDVFNHHADVMTMSNIAQTVNVLQCLVETEGDEAWARPTYHVFDLYAPHKGNEAVQTSVEAPTRNVGDDELPLVGASASVSDDGETYVTVTNLDTRGTHTVEINVGGDDAADVDAKVLFENQEPDLIVDADNADEFAAADLDVSVEDGVLTAELQPSTVAGISIQ is encoded by the coding sequence ATGACAGACGCGAGCGTTACTGTCCACACAGAGGCTAGTATCGACCGCATCGAACCCGAACTGCATGGCCACTTCTCCGAACATCTCGGACGGTGCATCTACGACGGCATCTGGCACAGCCAGTCCGCGGACGGTGACGGGTTCCGCGAGGACGTCATGACACTGCTCTCGGACCTGGAGATGCCGGTGCTGCGCTGGCCCGGCGGCTGTTTCGCCGACGACTACCACTGGGAGGACGGCGTCGGTCCCCGCGAGGACCGTCCACGCCGCCGCAATCTCTTCTGGTCACAGGACCGCTCGGAGGTACCTGAAGAGCCCAACACGTTTGGGACCGACGAGTTCCTGGAGTTCTGTGAACGCGTGGGGACGCAGCCGTACCTGGCGACCAACGTCGGCTCCGGCGACCCGCAGGAGGCGGCCGACTGGGTCGAGTACGCCTGCTACGGCGGCGACACCGAACTCGCGAATCGCCGCCGCGAAAACGGACGCGACGAACCCTACGAAGTCCCCTACTGGGGCATCGGGAACGAGAACTGGGGCTGTGGCGGCCGGATGTCGCCCGAGCAGTACGCCCGCGAGTACCGTCGGTTCGCAACCTACGTCGGATCCATGGACAACCTCATGGTCGACGACGATCTCGAACTGATCGCGTGCGGATTTGAGGACCACGAGTGGAACCACCGCTTCATGGAGGAGGTCGGCAAGTCGAGCTGGGGCGTCGAGTTCCCCCTCGACCACCTCACGCTGCACCACTACTACGGCCGAACGATGTCCGTCGCGGAGGCCGACGAGGACGACTACGACCAGTTCCTCGTCGAGGCCCTCGAGATGGACGAGCACATCGAGCGCATCGCAGCGACCATCGACGCCTTCGCCACCACCCGCGACATCGGCGTCATCATCGACGAGTGGGGCGCCTGGCACACCGAGGCCGTCGCCGAGAGCGGGCTCGAACAGCCGGGGACCGTCGTCGACGCTCTGTCGGCCGCGGCCGTCCTCGACGTCTTCAACCACCATGCCGACGTGATGACGATGTCCAACATCGCCCAGACGGTCAACGTCCTCCAATGTCTGGTTGAGACGGAGGGCGACGAGGCGTGGGCGCGCCCGACCTACCACGTCTTCGACCTTTACGCGCCCCACAAGGGCAACGAGGCCGTCCAGACGTCAGTCGAGGCGCCCACCCGCAACGTCGGCGACGACGAACTGCCGCTCGTTGGCGCCTCGGCCTCCGTCAGCGACGACGGCGAGACGTACGTCACCGTGACGAACCTGGACACCCGCGGTACGCACACCGTCGAAATCAACGTCGGGGGCGACGATGCGGCCGACGTGGACGCGAAGGTGCTGTTCGAGAATCAGGAACCCGACCTCATCGTCGACGCCGACAACGCTGACGAGTTCGCCGCCGCCGACCTCGACGTCAGCGTCGAGGACGGCGTCCTAACCGCGGAACTGCAGCCGTCAACGGTCGCCGGCATCTCGATCCAGTAA
- a CDS encoding zinc-dependent alcohol dehydrogenase, whose product MRGLAKTSRSHGGMELVERDRPKPSSDEALVEVDYAGLCGSDAGIYEFESAFERMNLPTVIGHEYSGRVVEVGEDVTKFAVGDRVVERPIRGCGDCYQCEIGEPNVCQNAVITGVDHDGAYEPYIAVPEDALHPVPDSVEQQHAAMVEPTSIGTRAVIQNSRVRAGDRVLVEGPGPIGQLTAQVARAQGAEVVISGIGLDADYRLPLAEQLGFDTINVAEDDLEQVRQERTDGIGYDVVFDTTGHPSGLPSAIEEVRKGGQIVLIGQTGETTMPYSPLVRAEIDLQCSYASMYEDFENALRLIDTGDVDAETFIDERFSLLDADKAFETFVDGGTCKPVFDVSELR is encoded by the coding sequence ATGCGAGGGTTAGCGAAAACCAGTCGTAGCCACGGCGGAATGGAACTCGTCGAACGCGATCGCCCGAAACCTAGTTCGGACGAAGCGCTCGTCGAAGTCGACTACGCCGGCCTCTGCGGGAGCGACGCCGGCATCTACGAGTTCGAGTCCGCTTTCGAACGCATGAATCTCCCCACCGTCATCGGCCACGAGTACTCCGGCCGTGTCGTCGAGGTCGGCGAGGATGTCACGAAGTTTGCTGTCGGCGACCGTGTGGTCGAGCGACCGATCCGTGGCTGCGGCGACTGCTACCAGTGTGAGATCGGGGAGCCTAACGTCTGCCAGAACGCCGTCATCACGGGCGTGGACCACGACGGCGCTTACGAGCCCTACATCGCCGTTCCAGAGGACGCGCTCCACCCAGTCCCCGACAGCGTTGAGCAGCAACACGCCGCGATGGTCGAGCCGACGAGTATCGGTACCCGCGCCGTAATCCAGAACTCGCGAGTGCGCGCGGGCGACCGTGTCCTGGTCGAGGGACCCGGTCCGATAGGACAACTCACCGCGCAGGTCGCCCGAGCCCAGGGCGCCGAGGTCGTCATCTCTGGGATCGGTCTGGATGCCGACTATCGCCTCCCGCTCGCCGAGCAACTGGGCTTCGACACGATCAACGTCGCCGAGGACGACCTCGAGCAGGTCCGCCAGGAGCGCACCGACGGCATCGGATACGACGTTGTCTTCGACACGACAGGACACCCATCGGGACTCCCCTCCGCGATCGAGGAGGTCCGCAAGGGCGGTCAGATCGTCCTGATCGGCCAGACGGGCGAGACTACGATGCCGTACTCACCGCTAGTCCGGGCCGAAATCGATCTGCAGTGCTCCTACGCCTCGATGTACGAGGACTTCGAGAACGCCCTCCGGCTTATCGACACCGGTGATGTCGACGCCGAGACGTTCATCGACGAGCGCTTCTCCCTACTTGACGCCGACAAGGCTTTCGAGACGTTCGTCGACGGCGGCACCTGCAAACCTGTCTTCGACGTCTCGGAACTGCGATAA